The Drosophila simulans strain w501 chromosome 3R, Prin_Dsim_3.1, whole genome shotgun sequence genome contains the following window.
AATCGGAGCGGAAAACTCGCAGTTTCGAGTGCGAAATGTGCTCGGCCATCTTTTATGATCGCGCCCAGCTGCTGGAACATGTGCACATTCACATTTAAATGGAAGCTACCTAAACCACTCGCCCGGAGCCTTGTATTTTTGAAACATCTTATCCttatatacaaacaaaatCGGAGTAAATTACCTCAAGGTATCGTGCATCGAAAAATATCGTTGATTTATgcgttatttaaaaaatggaaCCTAAACCTATTGTAGAGAGCATAGTTCGTAAGGCTTTTAAGTTTGTACCtcagcttttgttttgaagAATTGGTATGCTGGAATAAATACATcattaaatggtttttcatTACCTTAAATTCTGCTATCGCGTATAGATTGAATCTTATTGATAAGATGGGCCTATGTAACCTGTTCTATAGCTTAAAATCTCTCCTAGAAATCTTACGTTTGTAATTAAGAGGCACTTTTCTTGCAGAAGTGGTGGCATCcaatatactttatataatttgCTAACTGCTTATATACTTTCCCACGTGGCCCTTTGTAGTACATACTCATAGAAACACTGATAAGAGCTAATTTCTCCGCATACCGGAAGTTGGTGTGTGTAATTTGAAGCCATGATTATATGTTTTCATATGTGGTGTACTGTGACTTGTTTTCGGCTTATTTGCAcagctttttaattaaagccgcTACTGCTACCTGAAGTAGAGATCAATACGATTCTCATCCACAGAGAAGCGGCTTTCATCCACTTGGCAGATCAATTTATTACCGCCAATGACCCGAATTAGAATAAATGTAAAcgatttaatttgcatacgcatatttatttattatggaAATATATGCTAATTTGGAATTTTGACTATAAATAATAGGATAGTAGCTCTAAAAATAGCAGGATACGTAGATAACGCAGTTAATTCCAAGTGAGGTTCTGGTTATTGATAGTTCTCATTACGCCAGTCAAATATTGGACGATGGCATAGAGAGCGTATAGAATTTTTCCATTGTTGATCTCCCACGGAGATGGCAGGTATAAAATGGGCCACATCGCCGGGTGTTCATCAGTTCTCTCAGAGTCGTCGAGCGAGCAACATGAACGCAATGAAATCTTTGTGCATTTTGGGTTTGGTTCTTCTCAGCTTGGCTGCCACCCAAGCGCAGGTGGTCGGCGGTGTCAGCCAGTTGGAGGGAGCCAGCAGGAAGGAGGCTCTGGAACTCCTGGATGCCACCCTCGCACAGTTGGCCACCGGAAATGGTCCCAACTACAAGTGAGTCAGGACTGAGTTCCgaattcaaaattaatacTAATTGATATGGTGATCTTAGGGCTATCAATGTGACCTCTGTGACGGGTCAGACTGTATCTGGAACCCTCAACACCTTCGAGGTGGAACTGGACAATGGATCCGACAAGAAGCAGTGCACCGTGAAGATCTGGAGTCAGCCATGGCTCAAGGAGAACGGCACCAACATCAAGATCAAGTGCTCTGGTGACGATGGCGAACTGGACCGTACCTGGTAATAGATTCTATGTGAGAATTGCCCTCTATGGGGCCTTtaatggaaataattaaaaatacaagatACACTTGATTTAAAAGATTAATTTTTGATTAGTTTTCGAGGAACTATTGTTGCAAATTACATTGCAAAGTATCCAATATATTGttgggaaaaataataagagTGTATAAATACCTGAGTTGCTTTGTTTACGTTCCGTGTTAACCAATTCCCATCGCTAGccaattacacacacactatatataagatatatatttaatgcgaTAACAACCATAGAAGCTTTCATTCCAACAAAAGCTCCAGTAGCTGACTCACAATCGCCGCGAACGGAGTGATATCATTTCGTTTTGGCTTTGGTGGTTCTGTTGAGTTTTTCTGCCATCGCCACCATGTCCAACGGTCCAATTGTAGGCGGAATTAGTCAGCTGGAGGGGAATGAGAGGAGGGAGGCTCTGGAACTCCTCGATGCCACTCTCGCACAGTTGGCCACCGGAGATGGACCCAGCTTCAAGTGAATTAAGGCTAAACCCGAGCTAGAGCTTGCCACTTATTGATTGATTTAATTCCGAAGGGCACTTAATGTGACCTCTGTGACGGGTCAGGTCGTAGCTGGAAGCCTCAACACCTACGAGGTTCAGCTGGACAATGGGTCAGAGATAAAACAGGGCACTGTGAAGATCTGGAGTCAGCCATGGCTAAAGGAGAACGGCACCAACATCAAGATCAAGTTCGCGGGTGAGGACGACGAACTGGACCACACTTGGTAGAAGGCTTTACCTTAGATCTATATACACTTTAACTCAGAATAGTGCAGATCTTAAATGTTATACTGACTTGCCTTTGCAAATGTTTTAGTCGTAAATTATGGAAACCCTTAGGGGAACCATATTCTTGAGACCTCAGGTAGCTTGCAGAAGAGAGCCTTACCTTTACTATCTGGGCGGATTTAGGTACATTTGGTTTCACTAGAACCGTATCTAATGGAAATGGTTCTTTCAGGTTTCAGGTACACACCCATAAAGTAGGTTGATTCGATGTTGGTTAACCAGTTCTGTTGGCATAACCAGTTTGCTTATATctcaatatatatatctcaatAGGTAAATCGAATTATCTTTTATCTCaacttttgtgtttatttaataagtcAGCGGTGTCAGTGGATTTTACAAATAGTAATTCACCCTTTGTTGCTGATAATAGACTtcgttttttttaaataatcagGAGAGCTTTCGAAAACAATAGACATTAGTAATTTAACTGAAAAACaactggtaactggtaacCAAACTAAAAGGGTCAGTAAATTCAATCCACTATAGTCATAGATTCGTTcttagttcttatcaatctTCATTGAAGAATCATTATCTctcgaaatgaaaaaatgcGTAAAGAGgtcgaaatgaaaactttgaacatttgccaaaaacaaaataattataaagaTGAACTGTTTGCTGTTGAGGTCTTAAAACGACTGATTCAAATAAAGGTGTTCTAACACAGAGTGATTAGTCCGTACAATGTTGACACTCCTGACCTGGGCAAACAAGTAAAATGATATCACGAAACGGCAGGCAAAACCAAAGTAAATTATTCAGCAATAAACTGaagattaaataaaaaaaaagatgccaAGCAAGCGGGTTCAGGTTTGGGTGCACACACTACTTGGCGCCTCTCCTTCTTTGGTGGCCGGTTGGCGTTGATcgcgtataaataaataaatatatattatcgGCGAGCACTCCGATGATCTCGGTTTCCTCTATAAAAGCGGTCTTCTATGCGCCGTGTTTACTCAGTTTGGAACAAGTGTTTCGAGAGAAATGCAGTCCGCGAAAGTGATCTTTGTTCTATCTGTGACCCTGGCGGTTGCCTTTGCTAACGTGAGTTCGAGAtgatattgttattatttgatatttgccTGACttgtcaaaacaaaagccgaggTTGCCGCCCGGTGCCCCGAAACCCCTGGATGGAGATGACTTATCCAAGGCTAAGGAGCTCTTGGTCACCACACTCGCCAAACTTGCCACAGGAGATGGCCCCAATTATCAGTAAGTGTTAGCAATCAGTAATCAGTGAATTCATTTTGGAAAACTTTCGATGATGACGGCAACGGAACAAGTGTAATCTTATCAATATAATTAGCGCATGACGTGATTATTAAATAGTAATCATGCTTGTTCCAGGGTAGTGAATGTGATTTCGGCATCTAGCCAACTGGTGGCTGGGTCGCTGCACAAATTCGAGGTGGAGCTGTCCAACGGATCCGACACCAAGGAGTGCACCGTAAAGATCTGGGACAGGCCATGGCTGCATGAGCAGGGGGAGGCCACCAATGTGAAGGTCCAGTGCAAGGATGAAGCTGTGCTGGAGAAGACCTGGTAGAGCGTCATTGCTGTGGTTTACCCATACAATTTGCAATACAATAAATCTCAATCTATCTCTGGTGCTTGAGAATTCACACAGATGTGGGACAATAATTGTTCGAAGCGTGCCTACTCCGGTGAATCCCAGAATTGGTTGCGCTTATATCATTGAACTGTGATAATTCATTTGTGTGGATTGTGGAGTAACcagtttttttatatttaaaacaaagtgTTATCACGTCTGTGTGAATAACTAGGTAGAAGGCTAAAACCAAACCCAAGTCGTCTCAAGTGATCTTTCGGCGATACTTGCGCAATTTCTTTAGCAAAATAAGGGGTATGCAATAATCGTTCTTTCaaatcaaacatttattttgaagGCACAAAATTAGAAACCGTTGGTTATGCTTAGCCAACCCTGTTATTCCTGTTGTTGCGACGGTTCCTCCTGCGTCGAGCCTGCTGAGCCCGGCGGCGTCGAGCGCGCTGAGCCCGCTGGCGGCGCCTCCGACGGTTGTTccggttgttgttgccgctgctgttgctgctgccactttcGGACGCGGGCGTGCTGTCTGGCGATCCTGCTGAAGGACTAGTGTTATCGCCTGTTGAAGGAGAGGTCGATGGAGAGGTGCTTCCATCAGTGGGCGTGGTGCTTCCGTCAGTGGGCGTCGTGCTTCCATCAGTGGGCGTGGTGCTTCCATCAGTGGGCGTGGTGCTGCCATCAGTGGGCGTGGTGCTCCCGTCAGTTGGGGTGGTGCTTCCATCAGTGGGCGTGGTGCTCCCGTCAGTTGGGGTGGTGCTTCCATCGGTGGGGTCATCCTCGGCCAAACTGTACCTGGAAAAGCACAGGACCAGAAGGCCAAGGCTCAAAAGTAGAGTGGTCGTCCTCATAGCTGGTATTGCCTTGAACGGATGGGATTGGATGATGATCTCGAGATGATTGCTATGCTTTTATACCTATTGTACCGACTTTGGTACCCATTGTAAGGATGGTCGACAGCTGTGACAACAAATCGATTGAAAAGAAGTTTTTCGTATTACCGAATTCCGACAGCTGCCCAAATACCACGCGAGTTAGACAAAAagcttttatttaataaattcgtTCTTTCGTTCCTATTAAGACATTGGTTAGCCAAATACAGGCGGAATCATGTATTTCATAGCAGACAATAATAAGATCTGGGACGATATCGCGTTGGTCAAAAGCTGATCGGTATACAACTAAGAAGTTAGATGGTCCCGTTTTCACTGCTGGATTTTAGGCGCTATTTAAAATAGGCttctattaattaattaagaactCAGGCAGAGTCGTGCCATTTAtgattacttttattattatttttcttgccaATTCCTATGGACTAGGACCGCATTCCCAACTGACAAAATTATGGCTAAGGAGAGAAGAGTTTCTAAACAAAAGGACATAACCAAAAACACACTTAATGTCGTTTTAATAACGTTCAAGCCGACAGCAATACATATTTCTCCCCATAGGTGGCGTTTGTGTGACACTGTTCTCCTTAAGTTTCTTTTAGTTGAGTAACGGGTAGCTGTTAGTCGAGAAAATCTAGTATATCGTACCATgttcttttaaattatttcggGATTCCCAATATACTCTGAAAATCCGTAATactacaaatatattattcttTAAAATCACTTCACTTATTAAATTCGGTATTTGAACTTATTTCATTCAGATTTGTAAAGCCAAAATCGTTATACGCAGTTATGTTAATACCATTAATACATCTATACGAAGTATAAGAGTGTATTGCTCTAGCCCATCGTTTGTgcgaatttttggcaaacaatataggaaaataatgcaaaatgtatAGGAACCAGCTGCGTAAATTTGCCAATAATCTTTGCGTACGAAAGTCGCGTGGAATTAAACGCCTATAAAAGCCACTGCCGCCAACCATCTGCAATCCAAAATCTGAAAGTCTAAGATGAAGGCCACTACTATTCTAGCAGTTGTTTCCGTGCTCACCGCTTGCCTTTTAAGGAGCAGCGAGGCGGTGACCTGCACCGCCGATGCCACCGTCGCAGGATGCATTGACTGCACCACCAGTCCAACCGATGCCGAGTGCGTGGCCGAGGCAGCCGCCgccacaaccaccaccacaactGTAGCaacgcccaccaccaccacaacctCAGCGACGGCGACCACCACTGCGGCCTCCAGCCCAAGCAACTCCTCTGGACGGCGGAAGATCGTGCGCATCACCAATCTGCGCTACACCAACGTTCGGCGCATCCGCGTCAACCGGAATCGCTTGCGGAGCACCACCGTTCGGAACCGGAGGCGCAGGAACAACTCCAGACGTGTTAACGTGAGGAGGGCCAACGGAAACGTTATTATTGTCGGCTAAGAACgtggaatttaataaaatgctcAACAAGATATGGATTtgaagaaatatatattattttatatcaaatttacTGAAAAGTATTCAATTTTTGACTGGGCATAACAGGAACTTACCTGCTAACGAAATCTTACCAATTTTATGCGTTATGTTTCACAGAAATTACCAGTACCTATAgagaatttaaaattatagaCGGTACATGTGGTTactttataatattatacgGTTATTGACAATATCTTCACTTTAACCTAATGAAATAACCAGAAGTTTGAACTTTATTGAGCACGGGACActcgaaatttaaaaacatttacaaGCTATAATaactttttcaaaattgttaatttagctataatttacaaatttttataaattaaagccGGTGTATATGGTTTATAGAAGGTTAAGATAAGTGTAAATTTTATAGAAACAGTATAAGTATTAGCTTAATATGAAAGTTGTTTTTTAAGAAAAGCGACAACATTGGGTTTAAATGTACTTACCTGTTGGAAAAGTAGATAATGCTCTCTTCTAATAACAAagcttaatatttaaaaaaaaaatttagaCAATATTTTGCCAAATTCTCGTCAGACAACAGgggaaaacaatgcaaaaagtTGAAACAGCTGTGTCAATAATTCGATTATATTGATATGCTATAAAGTCCATGCTAACACCTTAAATCAACTATTACCCATACTGACATTGCATCATGAGAGTAGCTTCGATCTTCTATTCTGGAGTCTTGATATTGGCAGCTTGCCTCCTGGAAAGCAGCTCAGCGGTGACCTGCACCGCCGACCCCACCGTCGCGGGATGCATCGACTGCACCTTCAGCACTAACAACGTGGAATGCTTAGCCGAGGCATCCAGCTCCAACGTCGATTGCAACGAGGATCCCTTCAACTCGGAATGTGTGGCTGACGGTACCACTTTGAAACCTCCCACCGGAAATGGCGGTCAGTGGACTTTTCCCTGGGAAAAGGTCAAAAAAGTGTTGTTCATCTTCAAATAGATTAGAGCTTTgattgttaaataaaaatctgcGCTATTCCTAAAAGATCAATTTAAGTTCTAAGCTGACTTACCCAGTTCTGATTTAGTATTTGTgattttatgttgtttttagtATTGCTGAATTGTAGGGTATTGTTTAGGTAATAGGCCAAACtaatagcatactttttggatGACGCTTTCTGAGTCGATTTGTATTACCCATTGTTTTATTAGATCAGACTTGTATTGTCgaattgtaaa
Protein-coding sequences here:
- the LOC6728081 gene encoding cystatin-like protein, which produces MNAMKSLCILGLVLLSLAATQAQVVGGVSQLEGASRKEALELLDATLAQLATGNGPNYKAINVTSVTGQTVSGTLNTFEVELDNGSDKKQCTVKIWSQPWLKENGTNIKIKCSGDDGELDRTW
- the LOC6728082 gene encoding cystatin-like protein encodes the protein MSNGPIVGGISQLEGNERREALELLDATLAQLATGDGPSFKALNVTSVTGQVVAGSLNTYEVQLDNGSEIKQGTVKIWSQPWLKENGTNIKIKFAGEDDELDHTW
- the LOC6728083 gene encoding cystatin-like protein — protein: MQSAKVIFVLSVTLAVAFANPRLPPGAPKPLDGDDLSKAKELLVTTLAKLATGDGPNYQVVNVISASSQLVAGSLHKFEVELSNGSDTKECTVKIWDRPWLHEQGEATNVKVQCKDEAVLEKTW
- the LOC27207299 gene encoding putative protein TPRXL, yielding MRTTTLLLSLGLLVLCFSRYSLAEDDPTDGSTTPTDGSTTPTDGSTTPTDGSTTPTDGSTTPTDGSTTPTDGSTTPTDGSTTPTDGSTSPSTSPSTGDNTSPSAGSPDSTPASESGSSNSSGNNNRNNRRRRRQRAQRARRRRAQQARRRRNRRNNRNNRVG
- the LOC6739727 gene encoding protein new-glue 2, producing MKATTILAVVSVLTACLLRSSEAVTCTADATVAGCIDCTTSPTDAECVAEAAAATTTTTTVATPTTTTTSATATTTAASSPSNSSGRRKIVRITNLRYTNVRRIRVNRNRLRSTTVRNRRRRNNSRRVNVRRANGNVIIVG